Genomic segment of Eleutherodactylus coqui strain aEleCoq1 chromosome 1, aEleCoq1.hap1, whole genome shotgun sequence:
CAAAAACAGTGTttgccaactccagtcctcagggacccccaataggtcatgttttcaggatatcctatggtaagaacacctgaggcagcgacaataattacatcacctgtgtaataccgaggacatcctgaaaacatgacctgttggggggggggtgtctctgaggactggagttgagaaacacctgTGTAAAAGAACACCCTTAATTTGTTTTTTCctacccattttaaaaaaaaaatcctaactcttatttAGCCACCCCATACAGTTTCccctgaaagtaagccctaccccGGTTTTCATGGAGGCTTAAAATAAAggccctccccaaaaataagccctagctaaattacattggggggggggggggatcctcaACACTCACCTGGCCCGCAGCGTCTGAGTTCCCCTAATGGTCCCCGGCGCTGCGGCAAGCTGTTGTGTCCTCTGCACTGAGAAATCCTCTTCTTTcttgtgacggggctttgaatagcctccagcaaagcgagcgctagGATTGGTTCGAGCCCCAGCCAATCAgtcagcgctcgatcattcacacctattcagtaaatgacatcactgaatggctgtgatcggctcattgagcgccggctgtgattggctggcgcttgatccaatcacagcactcgctctgctggaggcggggtattcaacccccagtcaccagaaagaagaggatatctccGCACGGAGACATCTGGCTGAAATGTAGCTACAGCAAAGTGTTAACTCCATCTAggtgctttattttatttttgactgTGTCGGTCTTCAGATATCTTGTTATACCAAAATCTATGGATGATCTGATAAGCATATGCTAACCAAACACCATTGGTTTTTCAGGTAACTTAATCTACTTATTCCTTGTATTGTCAGGCGGATGCCCCAAATCCTGGACTTATTCCAGATGCAGATGCAGTTGGTGTTACAGTTGTGTTAATTACATGTACATACAGAGGACAAGAGTTTATCAGAGTTGGATACTATGTTAATAATGAATACACTGAAACAGAGTTGCGAGAAAATCCACCCGTGAAACCAGACTTTTCCAAGGTAAGGACTGCTTCAACACAAGCTCATTATTTGGGTGCTGAACAGCCTCAAAATAGTTCATCTAGGAGCTCAACACAGAGGAAAAAGGTGTGTATTTGAAAAAGGGGGgacaactaaagaaaaaaaatctggaccgCCCGCTGATGTCTAACACAACTTATCCACCTCTCCACCCTTATTTCACACATACGGCTATGTGACCGCCGAGATTCcttgctatagcagagctgtacTTGGCTCTGACCAACTCTGCCAGTTACTACTGCCaccacaggggatgttttcccctgtaacctgggctcctatggatgccccagctacagtgggaaagtgtcaaataaaaaaaaacatgggaatGTCCCCTAAAGGTTACAtgttgtcatgggggacatagatagtaaaaaacataattacataactaaaacaaaattacagaataaaatatataagaaagaaaataacccaaaaccattGCCGTATGCGCCATGTAATCAAAaccatacatgttatatatcaaaacgtccaaaacaaaatgaggaacccattcctatactttattttagcataaatatactaatttaaaaaaaataactagaaatgttaaaaaaattactaactttttacccccaataaaaactggaaaaaagtgaaaaagatattaaatggcccgatatgtcacggaaaaaaagaaACGCAGCACAAAACAATTGCtagctaaaaggaaaaaaaataaggcagttggccgctccgtgacccagccagctctgctagctcctgtgcaggaacatggaagcaaggacacacagggaatttcgccgtggcaaacctgcctgcggctgctaagtgccgcgggttttaagacagcgcttctcccggcggaaatcttgcggtttttcgctgcggcaaaactgagatttccgccgggattccactgtgtgggaacccaggctaaaTGTTCTCTTTCTATTTATGAACAATACTAGTAATAGTGAGACATTCTAACAAGGAACAACATGCTAGAAAAACAGTGATAATAAGCTTGTCGCTGCGCATTAGTGACCCTTCAAAGCAGTTTATTGCTGGAAGGTATGTAACAGAATGTAGGTATGTGCATATAGATGATCAGCGCAGTCTGCAGAGTGTGAGAAACAGCCCAGACTCAACACAACCAATTATGTTTCACCCCAAAATAACGCAGTTTTTCTCAATTTATAATTTACCAGACATCGATGCATTAGCAGGAAAAGAGTGCAtatacgtgtgtatatatatatatatatagtcctgTCCATAACAGCCAAAGATGTGCAGTTTTCCCTTTACAAATTTGTCATGTTTTAGTAATAGCCTCATAACGAACTGCAGAACGCCATCTTTATTAAGGACCCATCActttaattaaaataaataaaagcagttAAAAGAGGTTGTGCTACAATTTAATTGCTGATCAgtgctcaccactgagaccccaacTAATGCTTATCTCCGCTACTTCTCATCACTGTGAGGATACTTCTCCCCTGCAGTGACTCCACAGTGAATGCGCAATCGatactcccatttatttcaatggggacgAATATCCAGTTATCACTTCGCAGAACCATTATAAGTGGATTGAGTAGCAGCGTACTTGTGTGACTAGCACTCCCATTTATTCTCCtccgtgggctgcattcccatgaacgtatatcagctcggttttcacaccgagccgatctacatcgtcctcatctgcctcctctctactagttgcaatagggagaggcggggctaattctcactacttagccccacccctgtcccgccttctttcattgcaaatagtggagagggagcgggagctccattcctgctcttggctcttccatcctccccccgcacacgaggacaacgtatatcagctcggcgtgaaaaccgagccgatatacgttcgtctgaatgcagcctcactGTGAGGGGTTTGAGTAGGTTCGTCGTGAGGACGACAGGAGAAATGAAACACTGGTTCTTGGCAGTAAAATTCATACTGATCAGTAAGGCTAGCTGCAgaaggccgggtcggatcctgctgcgagaattcttgcagtgggatgcGGACTTTTCCCTCTGCAGAGTCCTGCGGCTCACCCACTCCCGGCGTCTTCAGCTCCTGCTATGCAATGGCTGatggcccgtcactactgacatttctgtgtgagcctctgcgagacccgcacagaaatagaacatgccgcgatttgttttcagtttgtgttttcacgcggacaaatcacggccgtctgcataggattgcattttgtaatgcaattctatgcaggcggaaattctgtgggacatcccgccgtggaatttctgcctgtgtacAGGGGGCCTAACTTAACCCCTAAACctttggataggggatagcttatAATTCCAATACAAACTCTGTAACCCCTTAAGACCAGGGTGTTAGTCTAAAAGGCACCAGGCACATTATAGGGATTTCTTCATTTATTTAATTactagttttttttattagtatcttTACACTAAAATTAAGTACAGGAATGTGTTCCTCATTTTGTGTTGAACGTTTTGATATTTAATTTGTATAGTCCCGGATTACAGGGAACATATGGCGATTGTTTTGGTTGGCAGTGATGGTGGGTCCCCCATTAtgtcataagacctctgggggggtcattcacagtgtttttttttttaatttcacaattTTTTAACTGTATGTAGGGTAATCCAAAGGAGTCCCAGTtaaaggggaaaacatccccctagtgtgaTACACTAACAGAGCAGATCTGGGTCTAcaaggaccctgcagctttgccATGGTGGTGGGGCATCTCCTAACGCTGTTGTTTTAACGATTATTAAAAACCACTTCTACCgtttcctctgggtcctcagctgtgacttgctcctgctacattgcatgaGCTTTAATCGTATGCAGTATTTTTTTATCCCATtgggtgggattaaagcccaggacgaaGCActtaatttactgtgcttggtccataAGTGGTTAAAGAAATATAATAAATTGGtacttaaagaaataaaaaagcaaaaatacccACGTTTACTTTGAGTTTATAAATGTAACCAAGAAGTTCTATTACCATACACACAACTATGTTTCAATCACCACCAGCGCAGGGAGGTAAGGAAAGGGGCCTAGAGGATTATGGGAAGCTCCACTGTCACAATTTTGTACTCGAATCCTTGAGGACGTCgggtaaggctgggctcacaccagGGCTTTACATTCCATTGTCTGGCTCAGTCCTAAACAGCTGAAAAACCAAAGTGACAGATCTAATTCATTATCATGGGATCTGTTCCGCTTTAGCCATGTCCTCCAGTATCGTGCCATATAAAATAGCACTGCACACTATACTAATTTGTACAGCATTTTGTGCCGAGGGCTCACCTAGAGCTTCCAGTGCAGATGTAAAAGTAGTCTTACATAGTGAGAGCGGGTATTTTGGCACCTTTTACATTCTGTTAATAGGAATTCTCAGTGTTATTTAATTAGATAGATCCTCTTTAACATAAAGGACAGAAGGCTGACTGATTTCATAGTTTTAGTTGCCCATATGTTGGCTGAGATCTGACTTTGCCCCCAATTCAGATTATCCATTAAACGATTCAATGCTGTATGTCTACTGGCCTGTACAAGTCTAACAAACCTTCCCTCAGCTTTGGCTTCCAATACACCTTTACCACCACTCATTTCGGTATTTTCCATTTCTTCATGCAGCCACTGAAGTGTTGTATCCAGCTGTACTTATACTTTATGAGGTTCTCTTTGTTTTGCAGCTTCAAAGAAACATACTGGCATCAAACCCCAGAGTAACAAGGTTTCACATAAACTGGGAGGACAACACTGAGAAGCTAGATGAACTAGAGAACAGTAATCCTAACCTACAATCTATGCTTTCCACAGATGCTATGCCATCTGCATCAAAAGGCTGGCCCACGTCCGAGAACTCTCTCAACGTCATGTTAGAATCTCACATGGACTGTATGTGAGCTGCCGTTCACCAGGACAGATTTACAAGTTTCCTATTCTCCCTTGTTTCGGAGGAAGCACGTTCAACCAGAAACCCACTTTAAACTATTTTTAAGTGGTTTACTGTTAAAAGTTAGCCTTTATCTTCTTCTGTAATGACCATTGGCAGAGGATAAAGCTGAAAAAAtagttttgtatttattttaaagTGTTTGTTTCCTCCAGTTGCTCTACATGAGTGCTTTTAAATAAACCAATTGTTACCTCTGATCATCCGCCATTAATAAGCACTGTAAGGATAGTCACCTGTTTTTTTATGAAAGTTGCAGCTTTTTGGGCTAAAATGCTTGACTGTCCATAAAAAGGGACCTGTCCCCAAACCTGCAGTGGGCTGCAGGGCACCACATGGTTTTTACATATGTGGCTCTTCAGCATTATGGTCACATCTTGGAATGGTCCACAGTTTACAATAATAGCTTCTGTCGGACGTAATCTGGTCAAACCGTTCTATGCAATACCTGGGCAAGACATCATGGGATATGTCCTTACCTGAGCCATTGTCTGAAGAGAGTTCAGCATTTACTAATCTGTTTGTAAAAAACTATTTGCTTCTACAGATCAAGTTTGAGGCTGCTTGGGGAAAACAGAAGAACACagcaagggcccttttacacaggatgagtgtcAGACGTAGTAGCAGCCTCACAGCgataatcactcctgtgcttttacacaggaacgagggTCAATCCTTGAATGGAGGCAGGGCGAGCCAGAGATCATGCCCGCCCGCCTGCATTCATAAACAGTCATTTCTAGATGACAGGTTACCTCTTAACACGGGCTGATCAGCGTTCCATTTGTATGCCTGCACGATCCAAATTAATAAAATTATTATTCGctgtacactgaatgattatcgttaaggattagagatgagcgagcaccaaaatgctcggtgctcgttactcgagtcgaacttcccgcgatgctcgagggttcgtttcgagtaacgaaccccattgaagtcaatgggcgacccgagcatttttgtatatcaccgatgctcgctaaggttttcatttgtgaaaatctgggaaattcaagaaagcgatgggaacgacacagaaacggatagggcaggcgaggggctacatgttgggctgcatctcaagttcccaggtcccccccccccccaacaatttttacctctgaaaaacccttattagcaatgcataccttagctaagcaccacactacctccaacaaagcacaatcactgcctgcatgacactccgctgccacttctcctgggtaacatgctgcccaaccccccccgcacgacccagtgtccacagcgcacaccaaagtgtccctgcgcagccttcagctgccctcatgccacacgctggcctcatagccacaccaccctcatgtctatttataagtgcgtctgccatgaggaggaactgcaggcacacactgcagagggttggcacggtcaggcagcgaccctctttaaaaggggtggggcgatagcccacaatgctgtacagaagcaatgggaaatccaatcctgtgccacctccatcaggagctgtacacgtgggcatagcaatggggaatccatgtgccacacagtattcattctgtcaaggtgtcgcatagctcaatccacactgcaaggggaaagcagtcagggctctgccccctacccaagtcagtcagtgcctttgtgccagacaggtcaaacaccgcaatgggaactaagtttgcaccaacagcatagatgggtcctaggaaacccaagacatgagcaaaaaaattgatctgagcggccaaacatggcagacttgcaccgcgcccacggcataggcctcggcccacagattcagcaatcctaggcaggaagcggactttcactgcacccaggacataggcctctgcacaaaccctcagcaatcgcgtgcctacagcagactccaatgctagcgtagctgtgcacgtctcatcagcgctgtattgctcctgtagtttgtcccaatgcagtgccctggatagtagagctaacatcagattaaatacaggtgggcttcggcccacactgcatgctccagtcagaatggggtttttataagtagagacaggcaggtacaactccgtgtggaccgacagcatgggtaggtcccaggaagccaccggcgttacataaataaatcccattgcattgcccagcacggctgaggtaacgtcagattaaatgcaggtgggcttcggcccacactgcatgccccagtcagaatgttgtttttttttttataagtagacactggcaggtacaaatctgtaatgtgaagtccctgtggacccacagcatgggtggctccctggaacccatcgtcggtacataaatgtatcccattgcagtgccctgctcagcagagctaacgtcagatacaatgcaggtgagcttcggcccacagtgcatgctccagtcagactggtaatatgtaccttaacattaaccgtgttggtgggaatgtggtcgcgactgcggacctagtagcgcagttttatttagttggtttttgaaatgtggccatgattaaaggggttgtcccgcgccgaaacagggttttttttttcaattctcccccccccccccccccgttcggcgcgagacaaacccgatgcaggcataaaaaaaacaacccgtccagtacttacccgaaaccccgcgctccggcgacttctgacttaccttgtgaagatggccgccgggatcttcaccctagGTGGACCGCatgtcttctgtgcggtccattgccgattccagcctcctgattggctggaatcggcacacgtgacggggcggagttacGAGGAGCCGcactccggcatgagcggccccattcagaagggagaagaccggactgcgcaagcgcgtctaatcgggcgattagacgctgaagattagacggcaccatggagacggggacgctagcaacggaacaggtaagtgaataacttctgtatggctcatatttaatgcacaatgtacattacaaagtgcattaatatggccatacagaagtgtatacccccactttgtttcgcgggacaacccctttaagtgagccatggtggggggctctcttgttgtgtcgttaaaggtgaaattcttggactgccaccagacggaccaatgcaaaggtatttgccaagaatgttttcattgttggaggaggagggggatgtttttgaggcactacgtgtccgtggttatatgcaccttaacagaaaccgcgttggtgggaaatggcctcgccgccatcatgtctttgggaagcctccgtttccacaccccagtgacatagcattagcagcggtataggcagggcccagaattagtaacatttcagcggtagcataagggacaggccccagtaacatatcactagcagcattatagggggagcacagtattagttccatttcagtagtagtagcagtctggagaggccccagtaacattcccgttgcagcagtttagggagataagtctctttcacatttcagtagttgcagtatagacaaggccccagttacatttatgtagcaaaagtgtaggccaaccccacacaccttgctgtaccatgagtgcaggcgaagcccataaaaatgactaggattacactgtaggcgatggcccaaaaaaaattggtgtaccaacagtactaatgtacctcagaaaaattgcccatgcccaaccaagagggcaggtgaaacccattaatcgctttggttactgtggcttaatttgcaactaggcctggaggcagcccagtttaaatgaaaattggttcaggtgcaagtttcaacgctttaatgagaattgaaacgtataaacatagtttacaaaagtcatatgactgagccttgtgggcctaagaaaaattgcccgttcggcgtgattacgtgaggtttcaggaggaggaggaggataaatataatacacagattgatgaagctaaaaggtccccgttttttatggtgatagagaacgatgcttccatccgcgggtgcagcctacgtattgtttaggtatcgctgctgtccgctggtggagaagagaagtctggggaaatccaggctttgttcatcttgatgagtgtaagcctgtcggcactgtcagttgacaggcgggtacgcttatccgtgatgattcccccagccgcactaaacaccctctctcacaagacactagccgcagggcaagcaagcacctccagggcatacagcgcgagttcaggccacgtgtccagcttcgacacccagtagttgtagggagcagaggtgtcacggaggacggtcgtgcgatcggctacgtactccctcaccatccttttacagtgctcccgcagacacagccttgactggggagccataaagctggcaaaggccttggagagtgttcctgtgcctgcgctgtacatgctgcctgctctccgcgcctcccctgctacctggcccttggaactgcgccttctgccactagcgctgtcggatgggaattttaccatcagtttgtccaccagggtcctgtggtatagcatcactctcgaacccctttcctcttcgggtatgagagtggaaaggttctccttttaccgtgggttgagcagtgtgtacacccagtaatccgtagtggccagaatgcatgtaacgcaagggtcacgagaaaggcatcctaacatgaagtccgccatgtgtgccagggtacctgtacgcaacacatggctgtcctcactaggaagatcactttcaggatcctcctcctcctcaggccatacacgctgaaaggatgacaggcaagcagcatgggtaccctcagcagtgggccaagccgtCTCTTCtcactcctcctcatgctcctccccctccaaaacgcgttgagatatagacatgagggtgctctgactatccagcgacatactgtcttcccccgcctccgtttccgagcgcaaagcgtctgcctttatgctttgcagggaacttctcaagaggcatagcagaggaatggtgacgctaatgattgcagcatcgccgctcaccatctgggtagactcctcaaagtttccaaggacctggcagatgtctgccaaccaggcccactcttctgtaaagaattgaagaggctgactcccactacgctgcccatgttggagttggtattccactatagctctacgctgctcatagagcctggccaacatgtggagcgtagagttccaccatgtgggcacgtcgcacagcagtcggtgcactggcagatgaaaccaatgttgcagggtccgcagggtggcagcgtccgtgatggacttgcggaaatgtgcgctgagccgatgcacctttcccagcaggtctgacaagcgtgggtagcttttcagaaaccgctgaaccaccaaattaaagacgtgggccaggcatggcacgtgcgtgaggctgccgagctgcagagccgccaccagattacggccgatgtcacacacgaccatgcccggttggaggctcagcggcgaaagccagcggtcagtctgctctgtcagaccctgcagcagttcgtgggccgtgtgcctcttttctcctaagctgagtagtttcagcacggcctgctgatgcttgcccaccgctgtgctgccacgccgcgcgacaccaactgctggcgacgtgctgctgctgctgacacatcttgattgcgagacagaggttgcgtaggaggaggaggagggtggtttagtggaggaagcatacaccgccgcagataccagcaccgagctggggcccgcaattctgggggtgggtaggacgtgagcggtcccaggctctgactcggtcccagcctccactaaattcacccaatgtgccgtcagggagatatagtggccctggccgcctgtgcttgtccacgtgtccgttattaagtggaccttgccagtaaccgcgttggtgagggcgcgtacaatgttacaggagacgtggtcgtgcagggctgggacggcacattgggaaaagtagtggcgactggtgggaaccgagtagcgcggggctgccgccgccatcaggtttttgaaagcctccgtttccacaaccctatacggcagcatctccaggctgatcaatttggctatgtgcacgtttaacgcttgaatgtgcgggtgcgtggcggcgtacttacgcttgcgctcaaacagttgctctagcgacggctggacgctgcgctgacacacattgctggatggggccgaggacagcggaggtgagcatgtgggtgcaggccgggagacagtcgtgcctgtgtcctgagaggggggttggatctcagtggcaggttggggcacagggggagaggcagtggtgcaaaccggaggcgaacggccttcgttccaccttgtgcggtgcttggccatcatatgcctgcgcatgctggtggaggtggctccccggctgatcttggtgcgacaaaccttgcacaccagagttcgtcggtcgtctgcactctcagtgaaaaactgccagacctttgagcacctcggcctctgcagggtagcatggcgcgagggggcgctttgggaaacagttggtggattattcggtctggccctgcctctacccctggccaccgcactgcctcttccaacctgccctgctgctgcacttgcctccccctctgaagacctgtcctcagtaggcttagcaaaccaggtggggtcagtcacctcatcgtcctgctgctcttcctctgaatcctctgtgcgctcctccctcggacttactgcccttactactacctcactgatagacaactgtgtctcatcgtcatcgtcctcctcacccactgaaagctcttgagacagttgccggaagtccccagcctcattccccggaccccgggaactttccaaaggttgggcatcggtcacaataaactcctccggtgggagaggaaccattgctggccattctaggcaggggcccgggaacagttcctgggagtctgcctgctcctcagaatgtgtcagcgtaatggagtgaggaggctgggaggaaggaggagcagcagccagaggattcagagttgcagctgtggacggcgtagaagactgggtggtcgatagattgctggatgcactttctgccatccacgacaggacctgctcacactgctcagtttctaataaaggtctaccacgtggacccattaattgtgagatgaatctggagaccccagaaacttgcctctctcctaatcctgcagcagtcggctgcgatgcaCCTGAACCAGGAGCTCGGACAGTGCCCACACCCTgagttgggcctccgcgtccacgtcctctaggcctacccctacccctcagcatggtgtattacgagtagaacagaaactgaacgctgtaattaaatgtgccgcttattggtctgtggttggaggccgacttcgcttacggaacgcacagcagagccaggaaacaattatgcgcaaggctgggtattaatcagcgacttctacccccagcagacacgcagtgaactgaagactgtcacaggcaggccaaatatagt
This window contains:
- the ASF1A gene encoding histone chaperone ASF1A — translated: MAKVQVNNVVVLDNPSPFYNPFQFEITFECIEDLSEDLEWKIIYVGSAESEEYDQVLDSVLVGPVPAGRHMFVFQADAPNPGLIPDADAVGVTVVLITCTYRGQEFIRVGYYVNNEYTETELRENPPVKPDFSKLQRNILASNPRVTRFHINWEDNTEKLDELENSNPNLQSMLSTDAMPSASKGWPTSENSLNVMLESHMDCM